CTGGTCGGCGAAGGCGTCGAGGGTCACCTCGGCCGTCTGGCCCACCCCCACCCCGCTGATCTGCGTCTCGTCCACCTGCACCGGCAGCGCCAGCACCGAGTCGTCGATGACGGTCAGGATGCTCGCGCCGCTCGTCACGACCGTGCCCTGCGTGGCGCTGACCGTGCTGACCACCCCCGTGATGGGCGCGTACACCTTGAGCTTGGCCTGGGCGTCCTCGGCGGTCTGGAGGCTCTGGCGGGCCTGCTGCACGGCGATCTCGTTGCCGCGCAGGGTCTGGGTGTCGCCCCTGGTCCCGGTCTGGGCCTGGGTACGCGCGCTGGCGAGGCTTGCCTGGGCGTTTTGCAGGCTCAGCTCCGCCTTCGTGACGGCCGACTGCGCGTCTGCGACCGCCTGCGTGCTCGCCGCCCCGATGGCCGCGAGCTGCCGCTGGGCGCTCAGGGCGCGCTCGGCGTCGCTCAGGGTGGCTTGGGCCTGGGTCACGCTGCCGGCGGCCTGGGTCACGCTGCTCTGGCGGTTCGCCGCCCCCGACGCCTGCGAGGCGCGGCCGGCGTCCAGGGTGGCCTGGGCCTTTTGCAGGTTCAGGCGGGCCGTCTGCACGTTCTGGGCCACGTCGCTGCTGCTCAGGGTGGTCAGCAGTTCGCCTTTCGTCACGCGCTGACCCACCGCCGGCAGCGCGCCTACCGTCGCGGTGAGGTCGGCACCGACCGTGCGGGTCGCGCCCGCCTCCAGCGTGCCGGGGCCGCTGACGCTGACCCGCACCGTGCCCGGCTGCGCGGCCTGGGTGGTGGTCGTGGGGGCGGCGCCGGCGCTCGCCTCGGCGCGAGTATGCCGCTCCCACAGCACGCCGCCCACCCCGCCCGCGAGCAGCAGTCCCGCGATCACCCAGGGCCAGACGCGGCGCCGGACCGGGCGCGCCGCCCTGACCGGGGCGGGCGCGGCCGTCATAGGGTGCCCCCGATGCCGGTTAGGTTCTGCCCGCTGGCGACCGACAGGGCCGCGAGGGCCTCCAGCACGTTGTTCTGGGCCTGGAGGCGGCTGTATTGCGCCTTTTTCAGTGCCAGCTGCGTGGCCTGAAGCTCGACCGCGCTGATGGTGCCGCTCCTCAGGCGGGCGGCGTCCTGGGTATAGGTCTTCTGGGCGGCGGCCTCGCGGTTCAGGGCGACCTGTTGCAGCTCATAGGCGTTCTGGGCGGTCTGGTAGGCGCTGGCGAGGGTCTGGGCCGCCGTCTGTCCGGCGCTGCCCACGCTGCGCTGGGCATTGGCGAGGGCCGTCTGGGCGTCTTGCAGGGTGCGCGCGGGCGTGAAGTCGTTCGTGGCGAGCTTGACGCTCAGCTGCGCGGCGCTCAGCTCGTTGTTGGCCGACACCAGGGCGCTCAGGCTGCTCAGGCCGCCCTGGAGGCCCGCCAGGGTCGTGCTCAGCTTGGGCACGCTCACGGCGCTGCCGGCGCGCACGCCGCTGCCCAGGCCGGTCAGGGTGGCGAGGCGGGCCGAGGCGAGCGTGACCTGCGCGCGGGCGTCGGCGAGGGTCTGGGTGCTGGCCGAGAGGGTGTTCTGGGCGTTCTGCACGTCCAGCGCCGTGGCGTTGCCCAGCCCCTGCTTGACCTGCGCGACCTGCACGGCCTTCTGGTCGGTCTGGACCTGCAACGTCTGGACCTCGACGTTCTCCTGCGCTTCGAGCAGCGCCGTGTAGGCCCCGACGGTGCTCTGCATGGTGTTCATGCGCGCCCCACGCAGGCTGGCCTGGGCCAGGCCAGCGGCGTTCTGCGCGCTCAGCTTGGCGGCGACCAGGCTGCTGGGGTCGGCCTGCGCGGCGCGGTTGGCGGCCTGCGCCTTGTCGAGGTTGGCCTGCGCGGTCTTCACGTCGCTGTTGTTGTTCAGGGCGGCCTGCACGGCGCTGCCGGCGCTGGTCGCCGTCTGGGCCTGGGCCGGCGCGGCGAGCAGCAGGGCGCCCAGCAGGAAGGTGAAGGTGGGCAGGGCGGTCGGGGTCGGGGTACGGGTCACTGGAGGCCTCCGGCGGCGTTTTCGAGTTGGATGAGGTTGATCTGGGCGGTCGCGCGGGCATTTTGCAGGGCGCGCTCCGCCTGCCCCTGGGCGAGCTGGGCCTGGGTCACGTCGTCGGCGGTGCCCACCCCGGCCGTGAGGCGGGTCTGGGCGGTCTGTACCCCCAGGCGGGCGACCTCGACCCCGGTGACGAGGCTCTGCAGGGAGATCAGGCTCGCCTGCGCGGTGGCGTAGCGGGTGCGCACGTTCAGTTCGGCGTTCTGCTGGGTCACGTTCAGCGTGAGCTGGGCCTGGGTCACGTTCGCCTGCGCGGCCGACACCTGGGCCTTCAGGGCCGGCGAGTACACCACGTAGCTGCCCGTCACGCTGGCGACCACGCGGTTGGTGCCCGACGAGGAACTGCCGGTGCCCAGCGGCACGGTGTACCCGGCCGAGGCGGTGCCCTGCTTGAGGTTCAGGCTGGCGTTCAGGCCGCCGCTGCCCGAGGGGCCGTAGCGCACCGAGGCGGTCAGGTCCGGCAGCGTGGCGTCGCGCTGCTGGTCGGCCAGGGTCTGGCTGCGCGTCGGCGAGGTCGTTGCGGGCGCTGACCACGTCGGGCAGGGTGCCCCGCGCCCGGGCGACCAGCGCCGCGAGGTCCGGCAGCGTGAAGCTCTCGCCGGGGGCCGTCGTGAAGCTGACCGCGCCGAGGTCGGTGCCCAGCGCCGCGCCCAGGCCCAGGCGCGCGGCGTCCAGGCTGGCGCGCGCCTGGAGCTGCGTGGCCTGCGCCGACTGCACCGCCGCCTGGGCGCTCAGCACGTCCTCGTCGGTGGCGTTGCCGCTCTGGCGCTGAGTCTGGGCGACCTCCAGCTGCCGCTGGCGCAGGGCCAGGGTCTGGTCGGCCAGCGTCACGTCCTGCGTGGCGATCACGCCCGCGAGGTACTGCTGGGCGACGTTCAGGCGCGCGGCCGCCTGGGCCGCGACCAGCCGCGACTGTGCCAGGGTCAGGCTGCGCTGGGCGGCCAGCAGGCTGTTCTGGCTGCTCGACCAGGGCAGCAGGCCCAGGCTCACGTTCACGCCCGCGCTGCCGCTCAGGCTGCCGGCTCCGGTGGTCGTCTCGCCGCTGCTGTCGGTCGCGGCGCCGCCGCCCGTGTAGCCCGCGTTGCCGCTGACGCTCACGCTCAGGCCCAGGGCGGCGCGCGCGGCGTTCAGGTTGGTCTGGGCCACCCCCACGCTCAGGCTCGCCTGCGTCACGCTGGGGGCCTGGGCCAGCCGCGCCAGGGCGGCGTCCAGGGTGAGCTCGGTGGCTGCGGGGGCCGTCTGGGCGGTCTGGGCGGCGGCCAGGCTGCCCGGGCCCAGCGCGCCCAGCCCCAGGGTTCCCAGATGCAGGGCCAGGCCGAGCAGCAGGCTTCCGGGCCGCCGCGTTCGGCGCGCGGCAGTCCGGTCGGGCGAGGGCCGGGGCAGGGGAGGAGCGTTCATGCGGCGCAGCATCGCGCCCCTGTGAGAAGGGGGTTCGCACCTTTTTTGAAGATTTGTCGAAGACGCCCCGCCGCCCCTTCGCAGGGCCTTCACGCCGGGCCTCTACCATGCGGTCATGAGCGCCCTGATCTTGATCGTCGAGGACGAGCCGCAACTTGCGGAGGTGCTGGAAGCCTACGCTCGGCAGGAGGGCTACCGCACCGAGCGGGCCGCCGACGGCAACGCGGCCCTCACGGTGTTCCGGGCGGCGCACCCCGACCTGATCCTGCTCGACGTGATGCTGCCGGGGCGCAGCGGCCTGGAGGTGCTCAAGGCCGTGCGCGCTGCGGGCGCCACCCCGGTCATCCTGGTCACGGCGCGCGCCGAGGAGACCGACCAGATCGTGGGCCTGGAACTCGGGGCCGACGACTATGTGGTCAAGCCCTTTCGTCCCCGCGAGGTGATGGCGCGCGTCAAGGCGGTGCTGCGCCGCGCCAGTCAGCTGCTGGGCGACTCCGAGGACCGCCCGCTGCGCGTGGGCAGCCTGGAGGTGGACCGCCGCGCGGTGGCCGCCCGCGTGGACGGGCAGGCCCTGAGCCTCACCCCGGCCGAGTTCCGGCTGCTCGCGCAACTGGCCGAGGTGCCGGGGCGGGCCTTCACCCGCGAGGAACTGCTCGCCCACGCCCTGCCCGACAGCGACGCCCTGGAGCGCGTGGTGGACGCCCACCTCGCCAGCGTGCGGCGCAAACTGGACGCGGCGGGCGCACCGGGCATGCTGCGCACCGTGCGCGGCGTGGGCTACCGGTTGGAGGCGGCCTCTTGACCCAGCCGCCTGGCGTCCCCGGGGGCCGGCGCGCTCCGCCGCTGGCGGCCGTGCTGCTGCTGGCGATGCTGGCGGTGGTGGCGCTCGCGCTGGGCAGCACCTTCTTCTTTTCCAACCTGGCGGTCGAGCGCGAGTTCCGGCGTCTGCCGCCCGAGGTGCAGGCCTACCTGCGCGCGCAGCAGGAGGCCCAGCGTCAGGGGCAGGTGCTCACGCCCACGCCGCCGGTGCCCGAGATCCGCACCGGGTCGCCGGCCGATCCCTACCTGCCGCCCGGCTGGAGCAGCCCCGGCGTGGCCGGCGAGACGGTCACGGCCGCCGGGCGCGTGACGGTCGTCGAGGACGGCGCGCGGGTGCGCCGCACGCAGACGGCCGGCCGCACCTCCGGCGCGGACACTACGCCGGGGACGGGCGGGGAGGCCAGCGGCAACGCGGCCACCCCCGGCAGCGGCGGCCGCCGCTGGACTCCGCCCGACAGCCGGCGCTCACAGGACTTCCTGCGCAACATCCAGGACAGCCTCGTGCAGGTGGGGCTGGTCGCGGCGCTCGCCTCGGCGGCGCTGGCCTTCTGGCTCTCGCGGCGGCTGGCGCGGCCCATCACGGCCGTCTCGCAGGCGGCGCGGCGGCTGGCACAGGGCGACCTCGCCGTACGCGCGCCCTGGCCGCCGCCCGAGTCGCGTATCCCCTGGGCCAGCGGCGAGCGTGAAATCATCGACCTGGCCCGCTCCTTCAACGAGATGGCCCAGAGCCTCCAGGCCCTGGAACGCGAGCGGCAGCAGGCGGTGGCCGACATCGCCCACGAGCTGCGGACCCCCATCGCGGTGATGCAGGCCCGGCTCGACGCCCTGGAGGACGGCGTGTACCCGCTGAATACCAGCCAGATCGCCCTGCTCAGCACGCAGACGCAGCTCCTGACGCGGCTGGTCGGGGACCTGCGCACCCTCACCCTCGCGGACGCCGGGCGGCTGGCCCTGAAGCTGCGCGACACCGAACTCGGACACCTCGCCGCCGAGGTCGTGGGCGGACTTCAGGACCAGGCGGCGCGCCGGGGCGTGCGGCTCGACGTGCAGGCCGCGCCCGCTCCGCTGTATGCCGACCCCGACCGCGTGCGTCAGGTCGTGACCAACCTCGTCGAGAACGCGCTGCGCCACGCCCGCGCGCAGGTGCGCGTGCAGGTCGGGCCCCGCGAGGGGGGCGGCGTGGTGCTGTTCGTCGACGACGACGGCTCGGGCATTCCGGCGGGCAGCCGTGAGGCGGTGTTCACCCGCTTTACCCGCCTCGACGAGAGCCGCGCGCGCGATACCGGCGGCAGCGGTCTGGGCCTCGCCATCGTGCAGGCGCTCGCCCAGGCCCACGGCGGCGCGGCGCAGGCCGGCGAGAGTCCGCTGGGCGGCGCGCGCCTGAGCGTCACCTTTCCCGGGTCCCGGGCGCTCCCGGCCGCCTGACCGGGACAGGCCCCACGCGCCCTTCTGTAAGACCAGTTGCTATCGTGGGGGCGAGAGGCGTATAGTGTGCATTCAGTAGTTCCCAAGTACGCAGTGAAAGGCGCACGAGGCAAGCTCGTGTGCTGTTGTTGTGCTTGGTCAAGGGGTTGAGTATGGCTAACGGTAAAGTGAAGTGGTTCAACGCGGAGAAGGGTTTCGGTTTCATCGAGTCGGCGGGCGGTCCCGACGTGTTCGCGCACTTCAGCGCGATCCAGGGCAGCGGCTTCAAGAAGCTCAACGAAGGCGACGAAGTCGAATTCGAAATTGAAGAAGGCCAGCGCGGCAAGGGCCCCCAGGCCAAGAACATCGTCGTGACCAAGGCTGCTCCGGTCAGCTCGTACAACGACCGTCCGGCCCGCCGCGACGACCGCTGGTAAGCCCTCCCCCGAACACACGGGAGCCCTTCGGGGCTCCTTTTTTTTGGCCTGCCGCCTGCGCGCGGCAGGACATGTTGCCCGGGAGCGTGCGCTAGGGTGGGCCACGAATGTTCCTGAGCTCCGAACCCCAGTTCGCCCTCTGGCCGCGCGGCCAGCGGTGGCTGCTGGTGGTTCTCACCCTGCTCGCCTCGGTGGCCCACCTCGCCCGCAGTCCGCAGGCGGGGGGACTGGGCCTGCCCGGCGTGTGGGTGGCGGTGTCGGCCGGGGCCACGCGGCAGGCCGAGGCCGCACCGGACCGGATGGCCGGGATGGACATGCCGGGCGCGGGACCGGCGCACGCAGAGGCCGGGGGACATGCCCACGCGGCCACGTCGCCGGCCGCCGCGCCCGGCCTGAGTGACGCCGCGCCCAACGCTCCCCCCCATCATGATCACTACACGGACGCCCACTGTCCGTTCTGCCTGACTGCCGGGTTCGCGCTGGAGGCGCAACCGGCCATTTTCATTTTCGGCCTCGCGGCGCAGGTGGTGCGGGCCCGGGCGGCGCGTCCAGAGCCGCAGCTGGCCGCCGTGCGCCACGCCGACGCGCGGGCCCCGCCCCGCAGCGCGCGCCGCTGACCCCAGAGACGGGCCTCATGGCCGGGACCCGGGGTCAGGCGGCCTGCTCCGCCCGCCCCTCTGCGGGGCCGGGACCGCGCGGCGCGGAGATCGCCTGCGCGGTGGCCGGTCCCATCCTTCCCGACCCATCCCCGAGGCCACCCCTATGCTGCGTTTCAACACCCTGATGACCCTGTCCGCCGCCCTGCTGCTGTCTTTCGCCGCCGCACACGCCACCGTCCGCACCGAGACGGGCCTGACCGAGAGCAAGGCCGGGGTCAGCGAGACCTACCGCCTGAACGTCCCGACCGAAAAGGAGATTCCCACCACGGCCGTGCGCCTCGTGGTGCCGGCGGGCGTGACCATCACCCGCTTCCAGGTGCTGCCGGGTTTTACCCGTAGCGTGGTCAAGAACGCCGACGGCCTGATCACCGAGGTGACCTGGCGGGGCCGCGTCGCGCCGCAGGAATACGCCCGCTTCTTCTTTCAGGCGCGCAACCCCGCGCAGCCCGGTGAGGTGGCCTGGAAGGTCTACCAGACCTACGCCGACGGCAGCGTCGTCGCCTGGGACGATACCAATCCCGAGCAGACGCCGGCGAGCAAGACGACCGTCAAGTAAACGGCCGGGCGCGGCCACGCCCTGACCACGTGACCCGCCCGGCGGCCCCGCGTCGCCGGGCCGGAGGTTTTCCATGAACAAGCGAATTGCCCTGCTGCTGGCCCTGGGTCTGTCCAGCGCCCTGGCGCACACGGCCGTCACGGCCGTCACGCCCGCCATGAACGCGACCGTCGCGCCGCCCAGAAGGGTGCAGCTCAGGTTCAGCGAGCCCATCGAACTGCGCTTCAGCACCTTCCGCGTGATGGCCGTGCCTGCCGGGATGGCCCCGCAGGCCGCCGCCGCCGCCGCCCTGGCCGAAAAGGCCGACTCCGCGAAGGTGGTCAGCCTGCCGCTGGAACGCGCCACCCTGGCCGCCCAGCTCGGCCTGCCCCTGAAGCCGGGCCTCAAGGCGGGCACCTATGTCGTCGCCTGGAAGATCCTGTCGGAAGACGGGC
The genomic region above belongs to Deinococcus gobiensis I-0 and contains:
- a CDS encoding efflux RND transporter periplasmic adaptor subunit: MTAAPAPVRAARPVRRRVWPWVIAGLLLAGGVGGVLWERHTRAEASAGAAPTTTTQAAQPGTVRVSVSGPGTLEAGATRTVGADLTATVGALPAVGQRVTKGELLTTLSSSDVAQNVQTARLNLQKAQATLDAGRASQASGAANRQSSVTQAAGSVTQAQATLSDAERALSAQRQLAAIGAASTQAVADAQSAVTKAELSLQNAQASLASARTQAQTGTRGDTQTLRGNEIAVQQARQSLQTAEDAQAKLKVYAPITGVVSTVSATQGTVVTSGASILTVIDDSVLALPVQVDETQISGVGVGQTAEVTLDAFADQTFTGKVTRVSPGATQSSGISVFTATVELPNADHRLRSGMTAEAEIIQSEDRGLLIPSKAIQTVRSRSYVEVPAKDGAEPERVRVQTGATDGTNTVITGGLESGQEVIVPGSARRASSGTSGNTRQSQGGPPGGGFGGGLP
- a CDS encoding TolC family protein, producing the protein MNTMQSTVGAYTALLEAQENVEVQTLQVQTDQKAVQVAQVKQGLGNATALDVQNAQNTLSASTQTLADARAQVTLASARLATLTGLGSGVRAGSAVSVPKLSTTLAGLQGGLSSLSALVSANNELSAAQLSVKLATNDFTPARTLQDAQTALANAQRSVGSAGQTAAQTLASAYQTAQNAYELQQVALNREAAAQKTYTQDAARLRSGTISAVELQATQLALKKAQYSRLQAQNNVLEALAALSVASGQNLTGIGGTL
- a CDS encoding TolC family protein, giving the protein MRYGPSGSGGLNASLNLKQGTASAGYTVPLGTGSSSSGTNRVVASVTGSYVVYSPALKAQVSAAQANVTQAQLTLNVTQQNAELNVRTRYATAQASLISLQSLVTGVEVARLGVQTAQTRLTAGVGTADDVTQAQLAQGQAERALQNARATAQINLIQLENAAGGLQ
- a CDS encoding response regulator transcription factor — encoded protein: MSALILIVEDEPQLAEVLEAYARQEGYRTERAADGNAALTVFRAAHPDLILLDVMLPGRSGLEVLKAVRAAGATPVILVTARAEETDQIVGLELGADDYVVKPFRPREVMARVKAVLRRASQLLGDSEDRPLRVGSLEVDRRAVAARVDGQALSLTPAEFRLLAQLAEVPGRAFTREELLAHALPDSDALERVVDAHLASVRRKLDAAGAPGMLRTVRGVGYRLEAAS
- a CDS encoding sensor histidine kinase is translated as MTQPPGVPGGRRAPPLAAVLLLAMLAVVALALGSTFFFSNLAVEREFRRLPPEVQAYLRAQQEAQRQGQVLTPTPPVPEIRTGSPADPYLPPGWSSPGVAGETVTAAGRVTVVEDGARVRRTQTAGRTSGADTTPGTGGEASGNAATPGSGGRRWTPPDSRRSQDFLRNIQDSLVQVGLVAALASAALAFWLSRRLARPITAVSQAARRLAQGDLAVRAPWPPPESRIPWASGEREIIDLARSFNEMAQSLQALERERQQAVADIAHELRTPIAVMQARLDALEDGVYPLNTSQIALLSTQTQLLTRLVGDLRTLTLADAGRLALKLRDTELGHLAAEVVGGLQDQAARRGVRLDVQAAPAPLYADPDRVRQVVTNLVENALRHARAQVRVQVGPREGGGVVLFVDDDGSGIPAGSREAVFTRFTRLDESRARDTGGSGLGLAIVQALAQAHGGAAQAGESPLGGARLSVTFPGSRALPAA
- a CDS encoding cold-shock protein: MANGKVKWFNAEKGFGFIESAGGPDVFAHFSAIQGSGFKKLNEGDEVEFEIEEGQRGKGPQAKNIVVTKAAPVSSYNDRPARRDDRW
- a CDS encoding DUF1775 domain-containing protein; its protein translation is MLRFNTLMTLSAALLLSFAAAHATVRTETGLTESKAGVSETYRLNVPTEKEIPTTAVRLVVPAGVTITRFQVLPGFTRSVVKNADGLITEVTWRGRVAPQEYARFFFQARNPAQPGEVAWKVYQTYADGSVVAWDDTNPEQTPASKTTVK
- a CDS encoding copper resistance CopC family protein; protein product: MNKRIALLLALGLSSALAHTAVTAVTPAMNATVAPPRRVQLRFSEPIELRFSTFRVMAVPAGMAPQAAAAAALAEKADSAKVVSLPLERATLAAQLGLPLKPGLKAGTYVVAWKILSEDGHPVTGFSTFKVQ